A part of Pristiophorus japonicus isolate sPriJap1 chromosome 15, sPriJap1.hap1, whole genome shotgun sequence genomic DNA contains:
- the tmem11 gene encoding transmembrane protein 11, mitochondrial has translation MAAWGRRRGVTGTRERGPLNSTDCYIVREIYNGENAQEQFEYELEQALETQYKYIIIEPTRIGDETARWITVGNCLHKSSVIAGSVCLLTPLALAPEYTRYVTLPIGAISVACAALYGISWQFDPCCKYQVEYDTCKLSRLPLNTLTSSTPVVLVRKDDIHRKRLHNTIALAALMYCVKKICEICAV, from the exons ATGGCGGCTTGGGGAAGGAGGCGCGGTGTCACAGGGACCAGGGAAAG GGGGCCACTGAATTCAACAGACTGCTATATTGTCCGGGAAATCTACAACGGGGAGAACGCACAAGAGCAATTCGAATATGAGCTGGAGCAGGCCCTGGAGACCCAATACAAGTATATTATTATCGAGCCAACTCGCATTGGGGACGAGACGGCACGCTGGATCACAGTCGGGAATTGCTTGCACAAATCATCAGTCATCGCGGGGTCGGTCTGCCTGTTGACCCCATTGGCACTGGCCCCGGAGTATACCCGTTACGTAACCCTGCCTATCGGGGCCATCAGTGTGGCCTGCGCTGCTCTCTACGGCATTTCGTGGCAATTCGACCCCTGCTGCAAGTACCAAGTGGAGTATGACACGTGCAAACTCTCCCGGTTACCCCTGAACACACTCACCTCGTCTACGCCCGTGGTTCTGGTTAGAAAAGATGACATTCACAGGAAAAGACTCCACAACACAATAGCATTGGCAGCCTTGATGTACTGCGTTAAGAAAATCTGCGAGATCTGTGCAGTATGA